The following are encoded together in the Synechococcales cyanobacterium CNB genome:
- the nuoH gene encoding NADH-quinone oxidoreductase subunit NuoH: MSPLPLPQPPSSASRILLASLLDPPFRLPIPLAVWPSACGPTTVGPVLNLADIVTAQFVVSVVLIVVVVHVILITVAYLIYLERKISAYIQDRIGPNRVGFDFGLPALKFLRGCLGLGQPLADGLKFMLKEDYTPERTDKALFTLAPMAVIIPALMGFVLIPWGGMWDVPTFTLPLVGEVEGGRVYVAGAPVNVGIIYILAVASLGVYGVTLGGWASNNKYSFLGGLRATAQMISYEIPLALSLLAALLLTGAVMPEAIIRHQVEHGWLILAQPVAAVLFFCCALAESNRAPFDNAEAEQELVGGYHTEYSSMRFALFFLAEYAHMITGCAFFALLFLGGYHLPLGFISATHWLHPDNVTLAGVLAKFAVYFGKVLALVCFMIVIRWTLPRLRYDQVMVLGWQALIPLSLAVVVVTSVMVHLGWTGMLPMLLANAAIVVLSVALLPLLPRHEPNRKIPLYGSRFNPMPGEAVSAAPTHPMAVEDRPVEGTAPVA; this comes from the coding sequence ATGTCCCCCCTTCCGCTTCCCCAACCACCATCCTCCGCTTCCCGTATCCTCCTCGCTTCCCTCCTCGACCCCCCGTTCCGCCTTCCTATCCCTTTGGCCGTTTGGCCATCTGCCTGCGGACCCACTACAGTTGGCCCCGTGCTGAACCTCGCCGACATCGTCACCGCCCAGTTCGTCGTCAGCGTCGTCCTGATCGTGGTGGTCGTCCACGTGATCCTGATCACGGTGGCCTACCTGATCTACCTCGAACGGAAGATCTCCGCCTACATCCAGGACCGCATCGGCCCCAACCGCGTCGGGTTCGATTTCGGCCTGCCCGCTCTCAAGTTCCTCCGCGGGTGCCTCGGCCTCGGCCAACCCCTCGCCGACGGCCTCAAGTTCATGCTCAAGGAGGACTACACGCCCGAGCGCACCGACAAGGCCCTGTTCACGCTCGCCCCGATGGCCGTCATCATCCCCGCCCTCATGGGCTTCGTGCTCATCCCGTGGGGCGGCATGTGGGACGTGCCGACCTTCACCCTGCCGCTCGTCGGCGAGGTCGAGGGCGGGCGGGTGTATGTCGCGGGCGCGCCCGTCAACGTGGGCATCATCTACATCCTCGCCGTCGCGTCGCTGGGCGTGTACGGCGTGACGCTCGGCGGCTGGGCGAGCAACAACAAGTACTCGTTCCTCGGCGGCCTCCGGGCCACGGCCCAGATGATCTCCTACGAAATCCCGCTCGCCCTGTCGCTGCTGGCCGCGCTGCTGCTCACTGGGGCCGTCATGCCCGAGGCGATCATCCGCCACCAGGTCGAGCACGGATGGCTCATCCTCGCCCAGCCGGTCGCGGCGGTGCTGTTCTTCTGCTGCGCCCTGGCAGAGAGCAACCGCGCCCCCTTCGACAACGCGGAGGCGGAGCAGGAACTCGTCGGCGGCTACCACACCGAGTACTCGTCGATGCGGTTCGCGCTTTTCTTCCTCGCAGAGTACGCGCACATGATCACGGGCTGCGCGTTCTTCGCGCTGCTCTTTCTCGGCGGCTACCACCTCCCGCTCGGGTTCATCAGCGCGACGCACTGGCTGCACCCGGACAACGTCACGCTCGCGGGCGTGCTGGCCAAGTTCGCCGTCTATTTCGGCAAAGTGCTCGCGCTCGTCTGCTTCATGATCGTCATCCGCTGGACGCTGCCGCGGCTTCGCTACGACCAGGTGATGGTGCTCGGCTGGCAGGCGCTGATCCCGCTCTCGCTGGCGGTGGTGGTGGTCACGAGCGTGATGGTCCACCTCGGCTGGACGGGGATGCTGCCGATGCTGCTGGCGAACGCCGCGATCGTCGTGCTGTCCGTGGCGCTGCTGCCGCTGCTCCCTCGTCACGAACCCAACCGCAAGATTCCGCTGTACGGGTCGAGGTTCAACCCGATGCCCGGCGAGGCAGTGAGCGCCGCGCCGACGCACCCCATGGCCGTCGAGGACCGTCCCGTCGAGGGCACCGCGCCGGTCGCGTAG
- a CDS encoding polysulfide reductase, whose translation MTTLSTSRATHTAMSAPAAHGKRIWTAALWLLWIVFLGLGTIGMYQRIAHGHLPAGYGSYVPWGLWIAIYFHGVGIAGGAFAVAAGGFILGLPGFRHPAALRAAIVLAFAAVVPAFMAVWLDLGHMERASRILTAPAFTSMMAFNAWMYNAFLAVAAVCWFISYRRDSGWLKPLLCLGVLLALMFPSQSGAFFGVVDAKPYWNSPLLPVMFLASAITAGAAMLLLIRGIIGVDSPAGYGDADPVVFTAALARLRSIVLAGLVAYFLLEFAEFSIVFWNTQSHAPALELVLFGPYWWVFWIVHLSIGGLLPFALLLTRRPGAWIIAGLLVAVAFISARLNVLVPGQAIGEIRGLQEAFQHPRLNYTYHATAMEYLVGLFLIAVGMAVYFVGRRISKAFAVRAA comes from the coding sequence ATGACGACGCTCTCGACAAGCCGGGCGACACACACCGCGATGTCCGCGCCGGCCGCGCACGGCAAGCGAATCTGGACCGCCGCACTCTGGCTGCTCTGGATCGTGTTCCTGGGGCTTGGCACGATCGGCATGTACCAGCGCATCGCTCACGGGCACCTGCCCGCGGGCTACGGCTCCTACGTGCCCTGGGGGCTGTGGATCGCCATCTACTTCCACGGCGTCGGCATCGCGGGCGGGGCGTTCGCCGTAGCCGCCGGGGGGTTCATCCTCGGTCTGCCGGGTTTCCGGCATCCGGCCGCGCTGCGGGCGGCGATCGTGCTCGCGTTCGCTGCGGTCGTCCCGGCGTTCATGGCGGTGTGGCTGGACCTCGGCCACATGGAGCGCGCGTCGCGCATTCTGACCGCGCCGGCGTTCACGAGCATGATGGCCTTCAACGCGTGGATGTACAACGCATTCCTGGCCGTTGCCGCGGTCTGCTGGTTCATCAGTTACCGACGCGACTCCGGCTGGCTCAAACCCCTGCTCTGTCTCGGTGTGCTGCTTGCCCTGATGTTCCCGAGCCAGAGCGGCGCGTTCTTTGGCGTCGTGGACGCCAAGCCCTACTGGAACAGCCCGCTCCTGCCGGTCATGTTCCTCGCCTCCGCGATCACCGCCGGCGCGGCCATGCTCCTGCTCATCCGCGGCATCATCGGCGTGGACAGCCCCGCCGGCTACGGCGACGCCGACCCCGTCGTCTTCACCGCGGCGCTGGCCCGCTTGCGGTCGATCGTGCTCGCGGGGCTGGTCGCGTATTTCCTGCTCGAGTTCGCAGAATTCTCGATCGTCTTCTGGAACACGCAGTCGCATGCGCCCGCGCTGGAACTCGTCCTCTTCGGGCCATACTGGTGGGTGTTCTGGATCGTACACCTCAGCATCGGCGGCCTCCTGCCGTTCGCGCTGCTGCTCACCCGCCGCCCCGGCGCCTGGATCATCGCCGGGCTGCTCGTCGCTGTCGCGTTCATCAGCGCACGCCTGAACGTGCTTGTGCCCGGCCAGGCGATCGGCGAGATCAGGGGCCTTCAGGAAGCGTTCCAGCACCCCAGGCTGAACTACACCTACCACGCCACCGCGATGGAGTACTTGGTCGGCCTCTTCCTGATCGCGGTGGGCATGGCGGTCTACTTCGTCGGGCGTCGCATCAGCAAAGCGTTCGCGGTCAGGGCCGCGTGA
- a CDS encoding 4Fe-4S dicluster domain-containing protein, with protein sequence MTRREAVRAGALVGAGLAVAGGTAVLARRAKAPPDPSGPGTIRSLPVLNNLPARADEDVLLRMQRELVKAMAKPVEQRRWIMVIDTRKCVGCHACTIACIAENHLPPGVVYRPVVTEEFGEFPNVQLRFTPRPCMQCDSPPCVPVCPVNATWKRADGIVAIDYDKCIGCRYCIAACPYGARTSDFGENYTDGVAQGCPEGDESPMFGAQAPWADQPSHEYGKAWRREGHQSPTGNARKCHFCLHRLEAGQLPQCATSCIGRATYFGDANDPDSLVTELVTKHNVQTLLPHKGTKPRVFYIV encoded by the coding sequence ATGACCAGGCGCGAGGCGGTTCGGGCGGGCGCATTGGTCGGCGCGGGCCTCGCTGTTGCCGGGGGGACCGCCGTGCTGGCCCGACGCGCCAAGGCGCCGCCGGACCCGTCGGGCCCCGGCACGATCCGCAGCCTGCCTGTCCTGAACAACCTCCCCGCCCGCGCCGACGAGGACGTGCTGCTCCGCATGCAGCGTGAACTCGTCAAGGCGATGGCCAAGCCGGTGGAGCAGCGGCGGTGGATCATGGTGATCGACACCCGCAAGTGCGTCGGCTGCCACGCCTGCACCATCGCGTGCATCGCCGAGAATCACCTGCCCCCCGGCGTGGTCTACCGACCCGTGGTCACCGAGGAGTTCGGAGAGTTCCCGAACGTGCAACTTCGGTTCACCCCACGCCCGTGCATGCAGTGCGACAGTCCGCCGTGCGTGCCCGTCTGCCCCGTCAACGCGACCTGGAAGCGTGCGGACGGCATCGTCGCGATCGACTACGACAAGTGCATCGGATGCCGCTACTGCATCGCGGCGTGCCCCTACGGCGCGCGCACGAGCGACTTCGGCGAGAACTACACCGACGGCGTGGCCCAGGGCTGCCCGGAGGGCGATGAGTCGCCCATGTTCGGCGCACAGGCCCCGTGGGCGGACCAGCCGAGCCACGAATACGGCAAGGCCTGGCGCCGCGAGGGGCACCAGTCGCCCACGGGGAACGCCCGCAAGTGCCACTTCTGCCTGCACCGCCTCGAGGCAGGCCAGTTGCCCCAATGCGCGACGTCATGCATCGGCCGGGCGACATACTTCGGCGACGCCAACGACCCGGACAGCCTGGTGACGGAACTCGTGACGAAGCACAACGTGCAGACGCTCCTGCCGCACAAGGGCACAAAGCCGCGCGTCTTCTACATCGTGTGA
- a CDS encoding Rrf2 family transcriptional regulator, which produces MVSPSVGYAASAMGHLAVHGDGPIRVDALAKAVGAPPAYLAKLVHILSKKGLLDTAKGKGGGVRLSADSRTLTLFDLCVALDDDILHPKCALGIAECSDERACPAHALQVAIRAEQLAFLKRTTILSVGEFNARRAGGAATPNDATEPSAHGA; this is translated from the coding sequence ATGGTGAGTCCGAGCGTCGGCTACGCGGCCTCTGCGATGGGACACCTCGCGGTCCATGGGGACGGGCCGATCCGCGTGGACGCCCTCGCCAAGGCCGTCGGCGCGCCGCCGGCGTACCTCGCCAAACTCGTGCACATCCTGTCGAAGAAGGGCCTGCTCGACACGGCCAAGGGCAAGGGGGGGGGCGTCCGGCTGAGCGCGGATTCGCGCACGCTCACGCTCTTCGACCTGTGCGTCGCACTGGACGACGACATCCTGCACCCGAAGTGCGCGCTCGGCATCGCGGAGTGCTCCGACGAGCGCGCCTGCCCCGCGCACGCCCTGCAGGTCGCCATCCGGGCCGAGCAACTGGCCTTCCTCAAGCGGACCACGATCCTGAGTGTCGGTGAGTTCAACGCCAGGAGGGCCGGCGGGGCGGCAACGCCCAACGACGCGACCGAACCCTCCGCCCACGGAGCCTGA
- a CDS encoding transcriptional regulator: MDEREFEKRLGDLIGQINNLPPGERERLEQLAAETRERHERMRRTLGDLQESLDYLRLSVKYLVFDLEATRRENRYLRQLLDEHAGPDADRRASGQ; this comes from the coding sequence ATGGATGAGCGAGAGTTCGAGAAACGACTCGGTGACCTGATCGGCCAGATCAACAACCTGCCGCCCGGAGAGCGAGAGAGACTGGAGCAGTTGGCCGCGGAGACTCGCGAACGCCACGAGCGCATGCGCCGCACGCTCGGCGATCTGCAGGAGTCGCTGGACTACCTGCGCCTGAGCGTCAAATACCTGGTCTTCGACCTGGAGGCAACCCGACGAGAGAACCGGTACCTCCGCCAGTTGCTCGACGAGCACGCCGGGCCGGATGCGGATCGTCGGGCATCGGGGCAATAA
- a CDS encoding DUF3553 domain-containing protein, whose amino-acid sequence MSCTIRRWIRAQRANRPPTRLTSSSLLSASIIRAPRRHLHLQRPRACPWWERILALPDDRSWRDRPASTQPDPCCAGLDRSCLDRGTRSARPEHPFLMSPTTWSLGDRLIHAAKPEWGVGLVMGATPQTQDGRPCQRLVIRFEHGGVKTLTTAMADLRPVGSGGLSVNGDGHEAPPLDPTKLREHLINLPQAATDPFRSLGARLKSTLSLYRHKASGASLLEWASLQTGMADPLTVFSRHELEQLFSRFAVSLDAHARKLLREGLKREPQTVSQVIAEAPPEARAAVRRLDVTR is encoded by the coding sequence ATGAGTTGCACCATCCGCCGCTGGATCAGGGCGCAGAGGGCAAACCGACCGCCGACCCGCTTGACCAGTTCCTCGCTCTTGAGCGCATCAATCATCCGTGCCCCTCGTCGGCATCTCCACCTCCAGCGGCCCCGAGCCTGCCCGTGGTGGGAGCGTATACTAGCCCTGCCGGATGACCGGTCGTGGCGCGACCGCCCGGCATCGACCCAACCCGACCCGTGCTGTGCAGGCTTGGATCGCTCGTGCCTCGACCGTGGCACACGATCGGCCCGACCGGAGCATCCGTTCCTGATGAGTCCAACCACGTGGAGTCTCGGCGACCGTCTCATCCACGCGGCCAAGCCGGAATGGGGAGTCGGTCTCGTCATGGGCGCCACGCCGCAGACCCAGGACGGCAGGCCCTGCCAGCGGCTCGTCATTCGCTTCGAGCACGGCGGCGTGAAGACTCTGACAACGGCGATGGCCGATCTGCGGCCTGTGGGCTCGGGCGGACTCTCTGTGAACGGCGACGGGCACGAGGCGCCGCCCCTCGACCCGACCAAACTCCGGGAACACTTGATCAACCTTCCTCAGGCCGCGACCGATCCATTCCGAAGCCTTGGAGCCAGGCTGAAGTCCACGCTCTCGCTCTACAGGCACAAAGCAAGCGGGGCTTCGCTCCTGGAATGGGCGTCGCTCCAGACCGGCATGGCCGACCCGTTGACGGTCTTCAGCCGCCATGAGTTGGAGCAACTCTTTTCGAGGTTTGCCGTCTCCCTCGACGCCCACGCCCGCAAACTCCTCAGGGAAGGTCTGAAGCGGGAGCCGCAGACTGTCTCCCAGGTGATTGCCGAAGCACCCCCCGAGGCGCGCGCGGCGGTGAGACGCCTCGACGTAACTCGTTGA
- a CDS encoding thioredoxin family protein — MAQTPSTMLTLGTPAPAFTLADAVSGRTVSLADFSGRPLLVMFICNHCPFVKHVRSELARIGREYGERGVGIVAVCSNDVEKYPDDSPAKMRDEARAAGYTFPYLFDAAQDVAKRYRAACTPDFFLFDKQHRLVYRGQLDDSRPSNGIPVTGRDLRAALDAVLKGQMPTVEQRPSIGCNIKWKPGNEPEYYRS; from the coding sequence ATGGCCCAGACCCCATCGACGATGCTCACCCTCGGCACTCCGGCCCCGGCCTTCACACTCGCGGACGCCGTATCCGGAAGGACCGTCTCTCTCGCTGACTTCTCGGGCCGACCGCTGCTGGTCATGTTCATCTGCAACCACTGCCCGTTCGTGAAGCACGTCCGGAGCGAACTGGCGAGGATCGGGCGAGAGTACGGCGAGCGGGGCGTCGGCATTGTCGCGGTCTGCTCCAACGACGTCGAGAAGTACCCCGACGACAGCCCGGCGAAGATGCGCGACGAGGCCCGCGCCGCGGGCTACACCTTTCCCTACCTCTTCGATGCAGCGCAGGACGTCGCCAAACGCTACCGTGCCGCCTGCACGCCGGATTTCTTCCTTTTCGACAAGCAGCACCGGCTCGTCTACCGGGGCCAACTGGACGACAGCCGACCGAGCAACGGCATCCCCGTCACCGGGCGCGACCTTCGGGCCGCGCTGGACGCTGTGCTGAAGGGCCAGATGCCGACCGTGGAACAGCGACCGAGTATCGGGTGCAACATCAAGTGGAAGCCGGGGAATGAGCCGGAGTACTACCGGTCGTGA
- a CDS encoding GNAT family N-acetyltransferase, with product MAALATPLPPVRFDRDPAKGAALGRAGCLHARLPPRVQGFQSQAATLAHQRSDAIPHDGSSRRRDRPPHIACSIPPTESSVGRASRPTPIDARSRRIHRPRLACAPHASCAERDKGRRDRRSMRRLARARRNDPRRGGASTAWLADAARASPHRRGLDPRLPLRAVRHRRAVLRLPHRAPRRRTRRWADLPPLLARTGWRGVSAGGAPLTRPHRAVLQHEPSHAPAPGPRSRAVRVRRFAPLAICTPQGTRAVPRRIRACRAHRGCGRALGVPRQAGPRPLPLLTAMHEPLHARPYDTLAIGPRLILRHPNRRDREAYVALRRISRAFLEPWEPLPPSGGDAFGDDQFTRLLDTCDTDLSQRMLACLRDGGTIVGQVSLGGILRGPLQSCFVGYWIGEPFIRHGYGTEAVGLAVRFAFGALGLHRVEANIQPHNEASKALARRVGFRYEGYSPRYLQIAGQWADHERWAITIEDWAPNTAPTR from the coding sequence ATGGCTGCTCTGGCAACTCCTCTTCCGCCCGTCCGCTTCGATCGAGACCCGGCCAAGGGGGCCGCTCTGGGTCGCGCCGGTTGTCTTCACGCTCGCCTTCCTCCTCGCGTACAAGGGTTTCAATCCCAAGCCGCAACTCTGGCCCACCAACGGAGCGATGCGATTCCACACGACGGCAGCAGTCGGCGGCGCGATCGGCCTCCTCACATCGCTTGCAGTATTCCTCCCACCGAGTCTTCGGTGGGGCGGGCGTCTCGCCCGACACCCATTGACGCTCGTTCTCGGCGCATTCACCGCCCTCGCCTTGCTTGCGCCCCTCACGCCTCATGCGCTGAGCGCGACAAGGGCCGCCGCGATCGCCGGAGCATGCGCCGCCTGGCTCGCGCTCGCCGCAACGACCCTCGACGCGGTGGCGCATCGACAGCATGGCTGGCGGATGCCGCTCGTGCTTCTCCCCATCGCCGCGGCCTCGATCCCCGTCTTCCTCTACGCGCCGTACGCCACCGGCGCGCAGTTCTCCGCCTGCCTCATCGCGCTCCTCGGCGCCGCACTCGTCGTTGGGCTGATCTGCCGCCGCTTCTCGCTCGAACGGGGTGGCGTGGTGTTTCTGCTGGCGGGGCTCCTCTCACTCGGCCTCATCGCGCAGTTCTACAACACGAACCCTCGCACGCCCCCGCTCCTGGTCCTCGCTCTCGCGCCGTTCGCGTCCGGCGTTTCGCTCCTCTCGCCATTTGCACGCCGCAAGGGACTCGCGCCGTTCCTCGCCGCATTCGGGCCTGTCGCGCTCATCGCGGGTGCGGCCGCGCTCTGGGCGTACCTCGGCAAGCCGGACCTCGACCCCTACCCCTACTGACCGCCATGCACGAACCACTGCACGCTCGCCCGTACGACACGCTCGCCATCGGGCCTCGCCTGATCCTCCGCCACCCCAACCGCCGCGACCGCGAGGCGTATGTCGCCCTTCGCCGCATCAGCAGGGCGTTCCTGGAACCATGGGAGCCGCTCCCCCCTTCAGGCGGCGACGCCTTCGGCGACGATCAGTTCACACGCCTCCTCGACACCTGCGATACCGACCTCAGCCAGCGGATGCTCGCCTGTCTGCGCGACGGAGGCACCATCGTCGGCCAGGTCTCGCTCGGCGGCATCCTCCGCGGGCCGCTCCAGTCCTGCTTCGTCGGCTACTGGATCGGCGAGCCGTTCATCCGTCACGGCTACGGCACGGAGGCGGTCGGACTCGCCGTGCGCTTCGCCTTCGGCGCCCTGGGCCTGCATCGCGTCGAGGCCAACATCCAGCCGCACAACGAGGCCTCCAAGGCTCTCGCCCGCCGCGTCGGCTTCCGGTACGAGGGCTACTCACCCCGCTACCTCCAGATTGCAGGACAGTGGGCCGACCACGAACGATGGGCCATCACCATCGAAGACTGGGCACCAAACACGGCGCCGACTCGATGA
- a CDS encoding YceI family protein has product MRIRSLAAVPVALLLAAGALGLAAHGRSTPAPTAESATAPAAAYTVDPVHSSVVFRIKHAGITNFYGRFNGLTGEFTFDPENPSAGQFSFSVKTQNVDTGNSQRDDHLRNADFFNAVQFPTIDFKSTSITHVEGNHYVLKGDLSLHGKTKPVEAKFEWHGTGTFRNRPIAAFEAVLEIKRSDFDMTHFMAPDGSDSGGLGNNVTIKVAVEAPQK; this is encoded by the coding sequence ATGCGTATCCGCTCGCTCGCCGCTGTTCCTGTTGCTCTGCTGCTCGCCGCCGGCGCGCTGGGCCTTGCCGCCCATGGGCGTTCCACGCCCGCGCCCACCGCAGAGTCCGCGACCGCTCCAGCCGCCGCCTACACCGTGGACCCCGTCCACTCGTCGGTCGTCTTCCGCATCAAGCACGCGGGCATCACCAACTTCTACGGCCGGTTCAACGGCCTGACCGGCGAGTTCACCTTCGACCCCGAGAACCCCTCAGCCGGACAGTTCTCGTTCTCGGTCAAGACCCAGAACGTGGACACCGGCAACAGCCAGCGCGATGACCACCTCCGCAACGCCGACTTCTTCAACGCCGTCCAGTTCCCGACTATCGACTTCAAGTCCACGTCCATCACGCACGTCGAGGGGAACCACTACGTCCTGAAGGGCGATCTCTCGCTGCACGGCAAGACAAAGCCCGTCGAGGCGAAGTTCGAGTGGCACGGCACCGGCACCTTCCGCAACCGCCCCATCGCCGCCTTTGAAGCCGTTCTCGAAATCAAGCGATCCGACTTCGACATGACCCACTTCATGGCGCCGGACGGCTCCGACTCCGGCGGACTTGGCAACAACGTCACCATCAAGGTCGCCGTCGAGGCCCCACAGAAGTAA
- a CDS encoding YjbQ family protein: MIRAEEVRAPCVYTIELSIPTPARGLHEITDLVARVVTDAGVDDGLCTVFIRHTSASLIIQENADPSARRDLEAWLDRLVPEGDPLYTHTAEGPDDMPSHVKAVLTQTSLCIPILRGRLALGTWQGIYLWEHRSASHTRRVVVSVLGHS, encoded by the coding sequence ATGATCAGGGCTGAAGAGGTCAGAGCGCCCTGCGTGTACACCATCGAACTCTCCATCCCGACTCCCGCCCGCGGCCTGCACGAGATTACCGACCTCGTCGCGCGCGTCGTGACCGACGCCGGCGTGGACGACGGCCTCTGCACCGTCTTCATCCGCCACACCTCCGCCTCGCTCATCATCCAGGAGAACGCCGACCCCTCCGCGCGACGCGATCTCGAAGCCTGGCTCGACCGCCTTGTCCCGGAGGGCGACCCGCTCTACACCCATACCGCTGAAGGCCCCGACGACATGCCCAGCCACGTCAAGGCCGTCCTCACGCAGACCTCGCTCTGCATCCCGATCCTGCGCGGCCGGCTCGCCCTCGGCACGTGGCAGGGCATCTATCTCTGGGAACACCGCAGTGCATCGCACACGCGGCGCGTCGTGGTGTCCGTCCTTGGCCATTCCTGA
- a CDS encoding LemA family protein, producing the protein MGWIVLLVAAGLFVVVLLWFVAMYNTLVRQRVDCDNGWSQIDVQLKRRYDLIPNLVETVKGYAAHEKGTLEAVIQARQQAVSIASDGAHAAEKAMAENAITQALGRLFALSEAYPQLKADANFRQLQEELASTENKVGFARQHYNDCVGRYETSRQSFPTNIVAGAFSFQPREYFRVEASAEREAPKVSFTS; encoded by the coding sequence ATGGGGTGGATCGTCCTGCTCGTAGCCGCCGGGCTGTTCGTGGTCGTGCTGCTGTGGTTCGTGGCGATGTACAACACGCTGGTGCGTCAGCGGGTGGACTGCGACAACGGGTGGTCGCAGATCGACGTGCAGCTGAAGCGGCGCTATGACCTGATTCCGAACCTGGTCGAGACGGTGAAGGGGTACGCGGCCCACGAGAAGGGCACGCTGGAGGCCGTCATCCAGGCGCGTCAGCAGGCCGTCTCGATCGCCTCGGACGGCGCGCACGCAGCTGAGAAGGCGATGGCCGAGAACGCCATCACGCAGGCGCTGGGCCGGCTGTTCGCGCTGAGCGAGGCCTACCCGCAGCTCAAGGCGGACGCGAACTTCCGGCAGCTGCAGGAGGAACTGGCGTCCACGGAGAACAAGGTCGGCTTTGCCCGCCAGCACTACAACGACTGCGTGGGCCGCTACGAGACCTCGCGGCAGTCCTTCCCGACGAACATCGTGGCGGGGGCGTTCTCGTTCCAGCCGCGGGAGTACTTCCGCGTCGAGGCGAGCGCGGAGCGCGAGGCGCCGAAGGTCTCGTTCACGAGCTGA
- a CDS encoding zinc metalloprotease HtpX, with protein MKAYPGTITYIDLIRKNRRDSTMLITLMLLLGAAIGAAIAAAISLYATGDSASLLPSVAAGAVAALVFGGLGAMWSWFGGAKAILRMSGAFPVGPQDDPELYNVVDEMRIAAGIPMPRVYIINDSALNAFATGRDPEHGVVAITRGLREKLPRDELQAVIAHEIAHIRHLDIRFAMLMATMVGLIVFACDAFLRVALRGGLHGGRRSSGGKGGGAAVLVLLVVALVLAVIAPLFARIIQMAYSRQREYLADAGAVELTRNPEALANALRRLGDDEEPLVDTANRGTAHMYIVNPLRKVRKAHGEVETLFCSHPAISKRIARLLALVR; from the coding sequence ATGAAGGCGTACCCCGGCACGATCACCTACATCGACCTGATCCGGAAGAACCGGCGCGACAGCACGATGCTCATCACGCTGATGCTGCTCCTCGGGGCGGCGATCGGGGCGGCGATCGCGGCCGCGATCTCGCTCTACGCGACGGGCGACAGCGCGAGCCTGCTCCCGTCGGTCGCCGCTGGGGCGGTGGCTGCACTGGTGTTTGGAGGACTCGGGGCGATGTGGTCGTGGTTCGGCGGGGCGAAGGCGATCCTGCGGATGTCCGGGGCGTTCCCGGTCGGCCCGCAGGACGACCCGGAACTGTACAACGTCGTCGATGAGATGCGGATCGCGGCCGGCATCCCGATGCCGCGCGTCTACATCATCAACGACTCTGCCCTCAACGCCTTCGCCACCGGGCGCGACCCAGAGCACGGCGTCGTGGCGATCACGCGCGGGCTGCGCGAGAAGCTGCCCCGCGACGAACTCCAGGCCGTCATCGCGCACGAGATCGCGCACATCCGGCACCTCGACATCCGCTTCGCCATGCTGATGGCGACGATGGTGGGGCTGATCGTCTTCGCCTGCGATGCGTTCCTCCGTGTGGCGCTCCGCGGCGGGCTGCACGGGGGGCGGCGTTCGTCGGGCGGCAAGGGGGGAGGGGCGGCCGTGCTCGTGCTCCTCGTCGTCGCGCTCGTGCTCGCGGTGATCGCGCCGCTCTTCGCCCGGATCATCCAGATGGCATACAGCCGGCAGCGTGAGTACCTCGCCGATGCGGGTGCGGTCGAACTGACGCGGAATCCCGAAGCCCTCGCCAACGCCCTGCGGCGGCTGGGAGACGACGAGGAGCCGCTGGTGGACACCGCCAACCGGGGCACTGCCCACATGTACATCGTCAACCCGCTCCGCAAGGTCCGCAAGGCCCACGGCGAAGTTGAAACGCTCTTCTGCTCACACCCGGCGATCAGCAAGCGGATCGCCCGGCTGCTGGCCCTGGTGCGATGA